The following proteins are encoded in a genomic region of Magallana gigas chromosome 1, xbMagGiga1.1, whole genome shotgun sequence:
- the LOC105346643 gene encoding multiple epidermal growth factor-like domains protein 10, translating to MKFVFICVTFFALCQISHQYVNLALGKHASISSRAHFWSRPELANDGDGGQVDTKCTQTVGNDTEAWWQVDLQGASILSVQITYADNSADTMGGFSVYVSDNSTHFRKGHLCFHHNASSLPALILEFQCRVHGRYFTFYNERRQDVKYPDAYSTYAILELCEVEILGCERDEGGFTCLPCSTSCKGGACDIETSECLQCHAGYRGPDCTQECQNSTYGSNCSGRCGHCANDLTCEHVNGTCTDGCQTGWLEPFCNSTCPVGYYGSTCDNPCSDRCRSPMQCDSVTGYCVDGCMDGWSGNLCTQQTNPSAVAVEEDTYTTEIVVGVIVGVLVLVIAIVVIVVFIRYIQRSDSRIIAHQKK from the exons ATGAAGTTTGTATTTATTTGTGTGACATTTTTTGCGTTGTGTCAGATTTCACATCAGTATG tcaATCTAGCTCTTGGTAAGCATGCAAGCATCAGCTCACGCGCACATTTCTGGAGCAGACCAGAACTGGCTAACGATGGTGATGGGGGTCAAGTAGACACGAAGTGTACCCAGACGGTAGGGAATGACACCGAGGCTTGGTGGCAGGTGGATCTCCAGGGGGCGAGCATTCTGTCTGTACAGATCACGTATGCAGACAATA GTGCCGATACGATGGGTGGGTTTTCAGTCTACGTATCTGACAACTCAACCCACTTCCGGAAGGGCCATCTTTGTTTCCATCACAACGCATCATCACTTCCTGCTTTAATTCTAGAATTCCAGTGTAGAGTTCACGGACGATATTTCACGTTTTACAACGAGCGACGCCAAGACGTCAAATATCCCGACGCTTATTCGACGTACGCTATTTTAGAGCTATGTGAAGTGGAAATCTTAG GTTGTGAGAGAGACGAGGGTGGATTCACTTGTCTCCCTTGTTCCACGAGCTGTAAGGGTGGGGCCTGTGACATAGAGACGTCAGAATGTCTACAGTGTCATGCCGGGTACCGCGGACCGGATTGTACACAAG AATGCCAAAATTCAACTTACGGGTCCAACTGTTCGGGACGATGTGGACACTGCGCGAATGACCTTACTTGTGAACATGTGAACGGTACATGCACAGACGGCTGCCAGACAGGCTGGTTAGAACCATTCTGCAATAGTA CATGTCCTGTTGGGTATTATGGCTCAACTTGTGACAACCCTTGCAGTGACAGGTGTAGGTCCCCAATGCAATGTGACTCTGTCACCGGGTACTGTGTGGACGGTTGTATGGATGGATGGTCAGGGAATCTCTGCACACAGC AGACAAACCCGTCAGCTGTGGCGGTGGAAGAAGACACGTACACAACAGAGATAGTGGTAGGAGTTATAGTAGGAGTTCTCGTTCTTGTCATTGCCATTGTCGTCATTGTTGTCTTTATAAG atatattCAAAGATCAGATTCTCGAATAATTGCCCACCAAAAGAAGTGA
- the LOC117688025 gene encoding multiple epidermal growth factor-like domains protein 11 encodes MTSSPDLGKTLIFVFVIWIHVSFGYENLSLKKSTRLSSNFQISKDSSTRAVDGNKEQRMPECTMTTSGQRQAWWQVDLGVEQSVSQIRVLYQERQADTESRIRLVGGGRAGSGRVELLGDSGWGTVCDDLFDVKDGAVACVMAGFLPDNVKVHEEAYYGPGRGPILLDDLMCIGNETDLTSCGNAFQSQPNCRHNEDVGVECEGGSTMAGFKIFISDTKDWWGGHNCFHHSDLTAPSRVMDVTCPAHGRYVTFYNERNATDVYPLTYSKFAYIQLCELEVLGCSVGIYGKDCKNKCPQNCKQGRCNIEDGHCFDCEDGFTGQRCDAECVKGKFGKACSNMCGNCLNEAACNFINGACAEGCAPGWKGYYCNETCSAGFYGLRCNTTCSSHCTDPSSCDHVTGSCKADCQDGWQGDNCDIKCDDLTYGKDCQYMCGNCFHGNVCHHVNGTCSNGCAAGYVGDKCQKECDPGFYGFMCNDVCSEHCTDPMSCDHVNGSCETGCQDGFLGSKCTDQCGGSTYGTECNELCGHCVNNETCYHVNGSCANGCAAGWENDVCKKKCDLGYFGLMCKDECSPHCLDPLSCDHVTGSCDGGCQDGWIGSRCREACQELTFGGNCELTCGHCFNGEICDHVNGTCPSGCAPGWTGTICDKKCDQGFFGLMCKDQCSPHCVNQQSCDHVGGACDGGCTDGWIGEKCTEACSNGTFGVECELTCGHCYGNSACDHVNGSCASGCASGWAGTVCNEKCPAGYFGIMCKDRCSPNCRNLLTCDHVTGQCDEGCTDGWVGDKCNQECDSGYFGKGCENMCGRCSNNDVCNHVDGSCPDSCSAGWKGLDCKEVIFLMIIICLRSRFIDCILNFPPFCHTACGPGFYGVSCKDTCSPHCLDPSDCDSESGECYLGCLAGWVGPRCDQSCETDWYGPSCETKCGHCYNEESCDKINGACANGCASGWIGNTCNKTCTEGFYGIMCKDQCSSNCLNALDCDHVTGACNGGCLAGWTGPRCDRKCDDQSFGEACRKECGSCYDDTSCDHITGECPGECKDGWVGNFCNKTCAENYFGSQCQQQCGNCKNGDVCNHVTGICPRGCAEGWIGSRCNIACQFGYYGQGCKEMCSEHCRHANDCDHVTGVCSNGCFDGWLGKYCDQRCGEGRFGPQCSFLCGHCLGGVVCDHVNGSCPAGCSRGWHGRYCNQTCDDGYFGEMCIKECSVHCLMTNRCNKSSGVCIGGCKAGWTGEFCDSPCPAGTYGFQCLYNCSENCLNISTCNNVNGSCDGACATGWGGDLCNLELNGTRVSVPASLVLGVGIGGGLVFLLADIVIVILIARHTSRSRLKVGGQGRRLSVLSVNYYADVHSSNHQTNRQEDTQNELEETISLPRVPYQNQNLKSYQENRGYVTKDDRYISSWE; translated from the exons ATTTTCGTGTTTGTCATTtggatacatgtatcttttggTTACG AGAATTTGTCTCTCAAGAAAAGTACAAGACTAAGCTCCAATTTTCAAATATCGAAAGACTCCAGCACGCGAGCAGTTGACGGAAATAAAGAACAGCGCATGCCCGAGTGTACAATGACAACTTCCGGTCAGCGGCAAGCATGGTGGCAGGTGGACCTAGGCGTGGAGCAGAGTGTGTCACAAATACGTGTCCTCTACCAGGAGA GACAGGCAGACACCGAGTCCCGGATTCGTTTGGTGGGCGGGGGTAGGGCGGGGAGCGGCAGGGTGGAACTGTTGGGTGACTCGGGGTGGGGCACGGTCTGTGACGACCTGTTTGACGTCAAGGACGGGGCCGTCGCGTGTGTGATGGCGGGATTCCTACC AGACAATGTTAAAGTCCACGAGGAGGCGTACTATGGACCCGGGAGGGGCCCAATCTTGCTCGATGACCTCATGTGTATCGGAAACGAGACTGATTTGACGTCATGCGGGAACGCCTTTCAGAGTCAGCCTAACTGTCGCCACAACGAGGACGTGGGGGTGGAGTGTGAGG GAGGAAGTACTATGGCTgggttcaaaatattcataTCTGATACAAAAGACTGGTGGGGCGGCCATAATTGTTTTCATCATAGCGACTTAACAGCGCCCTCTAGAGTCATGGATGTCACCTGTCCTGCTCACGGCCGTTACGTCACGTTTTACAATGAACGGAACGCCACTGACGTCTACCCCCTAACCTACTCCAAGTTTGCCTACATTCAGCTTTGTGAACTGGAGGTCCTAG GTTGTTCTGTTGGCATCTACGGGAAGGACTGTAAAAACAAATGTccacaaaattgtaaacaagGACGATGCAACATCGAGGACGGACACTGTTTTGACTGTGAAGATGGCTTTACAGGGCAGCGTTGTGATGCTG AGTGTGTCAAGGGGAAGTTTGGAAAAGCGTGCAGCAATATGTGTGGAAACTGTCTTAACGAGGCGGCCTGCAATTTTATCAATGGCGCATGCGCAGAGGGCTGTGCTCCTGGCTGGAAGGGATATTACTGCAACGAAA cgTGTAGTGCTGGCTTTTATGGATTAAGGTGCAATACCACATGTAGCTCTCATTGCACTGACCCGTCATCATGTGATCACGTGACTGGAAGCTGTAAGGCAGATTGTCAGGACGGATGGCAGGGAGATAACTGTGACATCA aatgtGACGACTTAACTTATGGAAAAGATTGTCAATACATGTGTGGGAATTGTTTCCATGGGAATGTTTGTCACCACGTGAATGGCACGTGCTCTAACGGATGCGCTGCAGGATACGTCGGAGACAAATGTCAAAAAG AATGCGATCCAGGATTTTACGGCTTTATGTGCAATGACGTTTGTAGTGAGCATTGCACCGACCCTATGTCATGTGACCACGTCAATGGCAGCTGTGAGACCGGATGTCAAGACGGATTTTTGGGGTCAAAGTGCACCGATC AATGCGGGGGTTCAACGTATGGCACAGAATGCAACGAATTATGTGGTCACTGTGTGAATAATGAAACGTGTTATCACGTGAACGGAAGCTGTGCAAACGGCTGCGCAGCGGGATGGGAAAATGATGTCTGCAAAAAGA AGTGTGATCTGGGTTACTTTGGACTGATGTGTAAGGATGAATGCAGTCCCCATTGCTTGGATCCTCTATCATGTGATCACGTGACAGGGTCATGTGACGGCGGGTGTCAAGATGGCTGGATAGGGTCCAGATGTAGGGAGG CCTGTCAAGAGTTGACGTTTGGCGGGAACTGTGAGCTCACATGTGGTCACTGTTTTAATGGAGAGATCTGTGATCACGTGAACGGCACGTGTCCTAGTGGGTGTGCCCCGGGCTGGACCGGTACCATTTGTGACAaaa AATGCGATCAAGGGTTCTTCGGTTTGATGTGCAAGGATCAGTGCAGTCCACATTGTGTCAATCAACAGTCATGTGATCATGTGGGTGGGGCTTGCGACGGCGGGTGTACGGACGGATGGATCGGCGAGAAGTGTACGGAAG CTTGCTCAAATGGTACATTTGGTGTGGAATGCGAACTCACATGCGGACACTGTTATGGAAACAGTGCATGCGATCATGTTAACGGAAGTTGCGCGAGTGGATGCGCATCAGGATGGGCTGGGACTGTATGCAATGAAA AGTGTCCGGCGGGGTACTTTGGAATCATGTGTAAAGACCGATGTAGTCCGAATTGTCGTAACCTCTTGACCTGTGATCACGTGACGGGACAATGCGATGAAGGGTGCACAGATGGTTGGGTTGGAGATAAATGCAACCAAG AGTGTGACAGTGGATACTTCGGTAAGGGGTGTGAGAATATGTGTGGGCGGTGCTCCAACAATGACGTATGTAATCACGTGGACGGTTCCTGTCCAGACAGCTGTTCCGCCGGATGGAAGGGACTGGATTGCAAGGAGG ttatttttctaatgatAATAATCTGTTTAAGATCGCGCTTCATTGACTGTATTTTAAACTTTCCTCCTTTTTGTCACACAGCATGTGGTCCCGGGTTCTATGGCGTGTCGTGTAAGGACACCTGCAGCCCGCATTGCCTCGACCCCTCTGACTGTGACAGTGAGTCCGGGGAGTGTTACCTGGGCTGTCTGGCGGGCTGGGTCGGCCCAAGGTGTGACCAGA gcTGTGAGACTGATTGGTATGGTCCAAGCTGTGAAACCAAATGCGGTCATTGTTACAATGAAGAAAGCTGTGACAAGATCAACGGAGCATGCGCCAACGGATGTGCTTCCGGTTGGATAGGAAACACTTGCAACAAAA CCTGCACAGAAGGGTTTTATGGAATAATGTGTAAGGATCAATGTAGTTCCAATTGCCTCAACGCACTAGATTGTGACCACGTGACCGGTGCCTGTAATGGTGGATGTTTGGCCGGATGGACAGGACCAAGATGTGATAGAA AGTGTGATGACCAATCGTTCGGTGAGGCGTGCCGGAAGGAGTGTGGGAGTTGCTATGACGACACTTCCTGTGACCACATCACGGGGGAATGTCCGGGGGAATGTAAAGATGGTTGGGTTGGCAACTTTTGCAATAAAA CTTGCGCAGAAAACTACTTTGGATCACAGTGTCAACAGCAGTGTGGAAATTGCAAAAATGGTGACGTATGTAACCACGTGACCGGAATTTGTCCTAGAGGATGCGCAGAGGGCTGGATAGGAAGTCGATGCAATATTG CCTGCCAATTTGGATATTACGGCCAGGGTTGTAAAGAGATGTGCAGTGAACATTGTCGCCATGCCAACGACTGCGATCACGTGACAGGAGTTTGTTCTAATGGATGTTTTGACGGTTGGCTTGGAAAATACTGCGATCAAA GGTGTGGAGAGGGGAGGTTCGGACCCCAGTGCTCCTTCCTCTGTGGTCACTGTTTAGGAGGGGTGGTGTGTGACCATGTCAACGGGAGCTGTCCAGCGGGGTGTTCTAGAGGCTGGCACGGCAGATACTGTAATCAAA CCTGTGATGACGGTTATTTTGGAGAGATGTGTATCAAGGAATGCAGCGTTCACTGTCTAATGACCAACAGGTGTAATAAATCCTCAGGGGTCTGTATAGGAGGGTGTAAGGCAGGCTGGACAGGAGAGTTCTGTGACAGTC CATGCCCTGCTGGAACTTATGGTTTCCAGTGCTTATATAACTGCAGCGAAAATTGCTTAAACATTTCGACTTGCAACAACGTCAACGGTTCTTGCGACGGAGCATGCGCAACTGGATGGGGTGGAGATTTATGTAATCTAG AATTGAATGGTACACGAGTTTCGGTTCCTGCTAGTCTGGTTTTGGGGGTAGGGATTGGCGGAGGTCTGGTATTTCTTCTTGCAGACATCGTTATTGTAATATTGATAGCCAG aCACACAAGTAGGTCAAGGTTAAAAGTCGGAGGTCAAGGTCGCCGGCTGAGCGTTCTAAGTGTCAACTATTACGCCGATGTCCACAGCAGTAACCACCAAACAAACAGACAGG aagaCACCCAAAATGAACTTGAAGAAACAATATCTCTTCCAAGAGTACCATACCAAAATCAGAATCTCAA gtCCTATCAAGAGAACAGAGGTTATGTTACCAAAGATGATAGATATATTAGCTCCTGGGAATAA